The DNA segment GCCAGGCCTGATGTCTTCCATTCAATCCGTGCGTTTACGCGCCTGGAGCATGAGGTAGGTGCAGCTGACCATCCAGACAGAGAGCAGTATGATCGGCACCCAGAACGGGAACAGGCCGTTCCATGCGAAGGGACCGTCATAGAAGAAGATCGCGGTGTCTTCTGGCAGGAAGGCGAGAGCAAGCATGAAGCATAGATAGCCGGACCAGCGCGGCATGAGTGGAACCGGTCGTTTGTCCCCCAGAATCGCGGCGCCAAAGGCTGCGGTCTGCACCGTACCTATGATGCCGGGCGTGACCATCGTGAACCAAGCGAGGTCGTTCAGGAGCTGGGTCATCTCAGGTGGGCGGTCAGGGCGGTATGCGGTCAGGGTAAGGAACAACGCTCCGAGGAAGAAGCAGGCAGTCACGACCGCGCCGGTGATGGTCTGTACCCAAGTATAAGGCGCTCGCGGCCCTTCCATGCGTTTCATTACCATTGAGATGGCACCGAAAAAGCACCCGTAAAATGCAGCGCCGATCATGGTGATTCCAGCGCCGAATCGAATGCCAGATAAGTTTTGTTGGTAAACGGCCGCAATTTCCTCCGGGCTAAGCGATGGACTTGGCGGAGGCGCAAAGTGCGCCAGCGGCAAGAATCCGACCATGAACAAGATCGTGCCGATCGGCCCGAGCCATATACAGATTCGCTCTCCGTTTGCAGGTTGTTCTGATTGTAATGACATTCTGCCCTCTCCTTTTTCAGTTCCGAAGCGTCTTCCCGCCCGCCATGACAAGGGATCCGGCCCGGAGTCGTACGACTCCTCCAGCACAAGCGACCGTGGTCGCCTGATCGTGGATGACACTGGGAAAACTGTACCTGCCGAGCCTGACTAGATTCGGCTGATCTTCTGCCCCACCGACACCCTGATCCAATCTCCCACCACCGAAACTGCACTCAGTGCATATGGCTTAACTGCATCGAGTGCAATAATCAAGCGCCGGCGAGAACCGATGAATCTTTGCGGGACGGACCCAATCGAAGAATTCGGTTAAAACCGACGTCGGCAACAATTGCTAGGCACGGAACAAGCGCGTCGAGCAGCCTTGGCATCTCATGACAATAGATCGCTGCAAATGCGCACGTGCGTCACGATCAATACAGATTCGCTTGACATGCAGGCGATAGCGGCCAGGCCGACGTAGGCTGGAAAATCGACGCCGCCCAACCATACGCGCGGTATGGATCGGCAATGCAGCCTTGCGACCTGATCGGTGCGCAGATCGCCTCAAGCCGTCTGGGCGACGATCAGGCGTACGCCATGCTTATCGAGAATGGAGCACATCTCGTCCGGAATGCCCGGATCGGTGATGAGTACGTCCACTTCGTCGAGGCCGCACACGATTGCGCCGGAAGAGGAGCGGAACTTGGAACTGTCGACGAGGAGGATGACCTCTTCGGCGCGGTCGATCAGGCGGCGTTCGGCTGCGATCAGTATGACGTCCGCCTGCATCACGCCTTGCGGTCCGACCGAGGCGGCGCCCATGAACAGCTTTGGGGCGTAGAACCGCGGCATCGAATCCTCGCCCGCCGGGGCAAGAACGATGTTCTGTTCACGAAACACCGTGCCGGATGGCAACAGGACCCGGGTTCCGGCCTGCGGAAGCAGCGCGTTGACGATATGCAATGAATTGGTGAGGACCTGGGCGTCCTTGCCATCGAGGTAGGGGCACATCTGAAGCGTTGTCGTGCCGCCGTCGATCATGATCCCTTCGCCGTGCCCGCACAGGTTTGCCGCGGCATGTCCGATGGCCTGCTTCTGAGGCAGGTTGAGCGAAATTGATTGTTCGAATGGCGTGCCGGACAACTTAAGCGCACTGCCCTCGCTTTCATCGCCGGGGAGTTTTGCGCCGCCATGGACGCGCACGATGCGTCCTTCTTCCTCAAGCCGGGTCAGGTCCCGCCGGATGGTTGCAGGCGATGCATCGAGGCAGGACTCAAGCTCGCGATAACTCACGAATCCCGTCGCGCCCAAGGCATTGAGAATGAGTTTTTCGCGTTCAGCCGAATGCATTGTGTTTCCCTGCGCTTGCCCGTTTGCAGACATTCCGGGGCTCTATCTGAATGGGCGTTACAGGTTGCGCGCCCCGCTGCGCAACCGTCAGTGAGCCGTCACGTTTGCTTCCAGCATATTGCCCAGGCCAATGATCGCTGTTGCCCCGACCAGAAGACCTATGCCGAGCCAAACCATTGTCCGGGTGCGCAGGCTTGCCCCTTTCCATTCCTTGAGGGCAAAGCCCCAGAGCGTGGAGAACAGGATGATAGAGGCCATGTGCAAGGTCCAGGACGAGAAGCCGTAGCGCCCCATCTGGCTTTCGCCCATGGTGTAGAAGAAGAACTGGAAGTACCATAATGTTCCGCCAAGCGCTGCAAGCAGGTAATTGAGCAGCAGCGGCACTTTGACCATCTTTTTGCCCTCGGGAGCATGCGGGGTTCCCGCGTCCGGATTGGCAATGGCGTCCGGATTGGCAATGGCGCCCGGATCGGCAATGGCGCCCGGATCGGCAACAGCACCGAAATATTGCCCGAAGCTGCGATTTTGGCGGATGAGGATGGAGCACCAGATCGCATTTGTGGTCAGACCACCGGCAAGGACAACGCAAAGGACCGGCAGGCCCTGGTTGAGCGGATCGGTACCGGCGGCAAGCGTCAGGTCGCGGATGGGTTGGCCGGCGTCGAGGCCCCAGGCAAAGCAACCCGACATCACACCCGAGAAGACGGCGATCAGCAGACCCTTGCGCAAGTCGAACTCGGCGACGCCCTCGCTCGCTTCGCCGCCCAGTTCCGCATCCTTATTGTGGCCCGCGCGCGCGACGACAACGATGCCGGCAAGTGTGGCGAGGATACCCAGCAGTGTCAGCTGCCCACTGGTACGCGAGGCGATTGCATCGAGGGTTCCGTGGAAGATGGGTGGGCCCATCGTCCCGATCACGGTCGTCAGTCCCAGCGCCACTGCCATGCCAAGCGAGAGGCCGAGATAGCGCATGGTCAGGCCGAACGTCAGGCCACCGAAACCCCACATCGCGCCCCAGAACCAGCACCACCAGAGCGTCTTGCCCGGTGTCTGGACAAGCACTTGGAACAGGTCGTTGGTGCGCAGGGAAGCGAATAGCCAAGGCGCAACGGCCCAGGAAAAGATCCCCCCTGCCAGCCAGAACACTTCCCAGGACCACAGCCTGATGCGCTTGTAGGGGACATAGAAGCTGGCCGAGGCAAAGCCGCCAAGCCAGTGGAACACGACGCCAAGCGCCGGATTGCCTCCCATCAGATTCGATCCCTTTCGCTCATTTATGCGAGAACGCTGCCGTCGATCTCTGCAATCTTTGTCGTTCCGGTCAGCGCCATGGCGACGCGCATTTCAGCTTCGATCAAGCCCAGCATCTTGGTGATCCCTGCCTGGCCGCCTGCAGCGAGAGCCCAGGCCCATGCGCGCCCGAGCAGCACGCCTTTTGCGCCCAGCGCCAGCATGCGAACGACGTCGAGGCCCGACCGTATGCCGCCGTCCGCAAGCACGGTCAGGCGGTCGCCGACGGACTCTGCGATCGGGGGCAGGGCTCGCGCGCTTGAAAGCACGCCGTCCAGCTGTCGGCCGCCGTGGTTGGAAACGACGATGCCGTCGGCCCCCAGCTCTGCCGCTTCGCGCGCGTCCTCGGGATCGAGAATGCCCTTGATGACCAGCGGCCCCTTCCATTCGGATCGAATGAAATCGAGGTCGCGCCAGTTGATCGAAGGGTCGAAGTTGGCGCGCATCCAGGCGAAGAAATCCTCGATGCCGGTCTTGCCCTGCAGGACGGGCGCGACATTGCCCAGGGTATGGGGGCGGCCCCGGAGGCCGACATCCCAGGCCCAGCCTGGTCGCGCCAAGGCCTGAGCCGCGCGCCATGTCGCGCCCTTGAGGCCCGATGCTCCGGCCAGCCCTGTATGATAGTCGCGATATCGGCTGCCAGGTACCGGCATGTCGACGGTAAAGACCAGTGTCGAACAGCCTGCTGCCACGGCCTGCGCCAACAGGTCCTTCATGAACGCCCGGTCGCGAATCATGTACAGCTGGAACCAGAACGGCTTGCTGGCGGCCGCTGCGACTTCAACCAGCGGACAGGCACCGACGGTCGAGAGGGTGAAGGGAACGCCGGCCTTTTCGGCCGCGCGTACGGCTTGGCATTCCCCGCGCCGGGCATTGAGGCCGGCAAGGCCGATGGGCGCAAGGGCAAGCGGCAAAGCCAGTTTCTGGCCGAACAGCTCGGTCGACAGGTCGAGCCGCGAAACATCGCGCATCACGCGCTGGCGCAGGGCCAATCCGGCCAGATCCTCGACGTTCCGGCGCAAGGTCGCTTCGGCATAGGAGCCGCCTTCAATGTATTCGAACAGGAAGCGGGGCAGGCGCCGCCTTGCCGCTTCGCGAAAGTCGGGAACCGATGCGACGATCATGCTTCACCCCTTGCCACTGCTGCGCGCCATTTTGCCCGGTACGATTGCAGGTCTCCTTCGAGAGGTTCAACCCGGCACAGCCCTGCGGCCGGCTTGAGCAGGGGATTGATCAAACGCAGCGCTCCGAAAGAGACATCGTTGTGCGCATTGGCGACGAACACTTCGGTATCGGGCCGCAGTGCCGCAAGCGCCCGTACGAAGACTTCCGCCTCGGCAAAGCGTCCTTCGATGAGAAGTCGGTTCTTCGACCCGATGAGATCGAGCGAAGTGTCGGCCACGAGGGCTGCATAAAGGCAGATGGCCGCGCGGCGTGCGTACCAGGTGCCTGCCCATTCGACCGGAGCATTGAGCCAGCAGGCCTTGCCGCGCGGGAAGGGGCCGAATCCCGGAGTGAGCGTAGGCATCATCACGGTTCCGCGCTCGAGCAGCGCAGGCACGGCTTCCATGAGTTTGCATTGATCGGGCTTGATATCCACCCTGCGCGTGTCGAGCTGGATGACGGTCTCGATCTCGCGCCCGCCCATGAAGCGGGCTGAAGGTACAGGCCAGCCATAGGCGTCGACATTGACCAGCGTGTCGCGCGCTTCGGACAGGGACGCGATCGATACGGTTTCGGCGGCCAGGCGCATCGCGATGAACCAGGTGCCGGTCGACAGGATCGTGGCTTCCTGCCGGGCGATCTGGGGGAAGCCGCGGGCGGCGAGCAGGGCGGCATTGGAATCGTGCAGGCCGGCATGGACCTGGATGCCCGCTGCCAGCCCCGTTTCGATGGCAAGGTCGGCGCGTAGCGGTCCGACCACCTGGCTGGCCTTGACCACCGGCGCGAATCGCTGCGCCCAGCCCATGCGTTCGGCCATGGGAGAGAAGCGCGCGTCGCTGGGGCACCACAAGTCGGTGTGGCAGCCAAGGCTGGTCACTTCGCTGACCGCCTTGCCCGTCAGGAACCAGGCCCAGTATTGCGACCAGGGAACAAGCGTCGCTCCCGCCATTTCCTGAGGGTAGAGGCGCGACATCCAGTAGACCTGCGCGCCGAGATTGAGGCCGTCAGGCAGGGCGGGGCTGCCGGTCAGCGCGAAGGAATCGCGCTCGCGGCGGTAGTCCTCCATCACCTCCTGCGGGATCGGCTGCTCATAGTCGAGCGGAGGGAACAGGGCTCCTTCGCTGCCCAGCGCAACGAAGGCGGCGCCATGGGCGACCGGGATGATCGCTTCGACGGGATGGGCGGAGAATGCCGCGAGCGTCGCCTTGAGCCATGCCGCAATCCGCGCGGCATCCAGACGGCGCAAGCCGGCATCCTCGCACGGGGCATTCGGGCGAACCTGCCGATCCAGCATTCGACCCTCGCGAGTCCACAAGGTAACCTTGCTGAGCGTCTTGCCGATATCGACGACGATGTAGGAACCGGTACCTGACATGCTCTCCCTTGTGAGCATTTTGATTGAATATGATTGGTTTCTATCGAATCAGATTGATAGTGGGAAGAGGCAATGTTAAGCGGGGCGCCATGAATACGATCACCGCGCCATCGCCTCTAGCCGCAATTCCTTTTGCTGTCCCGGAAAGCCGCTGGGACGAAGCGGTCGCGGCATCGCTTACTCCGGAAGAGCTTCTGCTCTACCGCTCCAACCTTCTCGGTTCGGATCTCACCGTTACCAATTTTGGCGGCGGCAATACCTCGGCCAAGCTGGTCGAGGTCGATCCGATCACGGGCGAGCAGGTCGAAATACTCTGGGTCAAGGGTTCGGGCGGCGATATCGGTTCGATGAAGCTCGACGGTTTCGCGACGCTCTATCAGGAAAAGCTGCTCAGCCTCGAAAAGCACTATGGCGGGCCGGACGATGACGACAAGATGGTCGGCTACCTGCCTCACTGCACCTTCAATCTCAATTCGCGCGCGGCTTCGATCGATACGCCTTTGCATTCGCTGCTGCCTTTTGCGCACGTTGATCACGTTCACCCGGATGCGATCATTGCGCTGGCGGCCTCTTCGGGGGGAGAGGCCGTCACCATGGAAATATGGGGCGGCAAGATCGGCTGGTTGCCCTGGAAGCGTCCGGGCTACACGCTTGGCGTGCAACTGCGCGATTTCGTCAAGGCTAACCCGCAGGTCGAAGGCGTGATGCTGGCCGGCCACGGGATCATCTGCTGGGCCGACAGCGCCCGGGCCTGTTACGAGCATACCGTCTCGCTCATCGCCGATGCGGCCAAGTACCTCAATTCCAGGCTTGCTGAAAAACCGGCTTTAGGCGGCGCCTCCGCTACTCTCTTCTCCTCGGCGGAACGCGCGGCCATGGCCGCCGACCTTATGCCTCGCCTGCGCGGTCTGATGATCGGGGCGCGGCGTAAGGTCGGCCATTTTTCGGATGATGCCGAAGCGCTGGAATTCGTGAACTCGGTCGATTTCGAGCGCTTGGCTGCGCTCGGCACTTCGTGCCCGGACCATTTCCTGCGTACCAAGATCGCGCCGCTCACGCTCGATCCCGCACGCCTTCAGGACGATGCGTACCTGGCCGGGAAGGTCGCCGACTACCGTGAACTCTACGCCGCCTATTACGAGCGCTGCAAGCGTTCCAATTCGCCGGCGATGCGCGATTCCAACCCGGTTGTCGTCTTGGTCCCGGGCCTTGGCCGCATCACGTTCGCCACCGACAAGACTACCGCCCGTCTCGCTGGTGAGTTTTATGGCAACGCCATCAACGTCATGCGCGGAGCCGAGGCGATTGGCGATTACATCGCGCTCGACGAGCAGGAAGCCTTCGACATCGAATACTGGCTGCTCGAGGAAGCCAAGCTGCAGCGCATGCCTGCACCCAAGTCGCTGGTCGGCCGCATCGCTCTGGTCACAGGAGGTGCCGGCGGCATCGGAGCAGCCACGGCGGCGCGCCTGATGGCGGACGGGGCCTGCGTGATGCTGGCTGACCGTGACGAACAGGCTGTTGGTGAAGTGCGCGAAGGTTTTGCCCGCCAGTTCGGCAGCGATATCGTTCGCTCCGTTGTTTGCGACGTGACGGATGAAGCGCAGGTAAGCGAGGCGTTCGCTGCATGTGCCCGCGAATTCGGCGGACTCGATATTCTTGTCGCCAATGCCGGCATTGCATCCTCGGCCCCGATCGAGGAAACGACCATCGCTTTGTGGAACCGCAATTACGACGTCCTGGCCCAGGGCTATTTCCTGAGCTCGCGCGCCGCTTGGCCGCTGTTGAAGGGCATGAAGGAGCAGGGCGGTTCTTCGGTCGTGTTCATCGGTTCGAAGAACGGTGTGGCTGCTGCCACCAATGCCAGTGCCTATGCTTCGGCGAAGGCAGCCGCCAACCACCTGGCCCGCTGCCTGGCTCTGGAAGGCGCGTCGCACGGGATTCGCGTCAATGTGGTGAATCCCGACGCGGTGATCCAGGGGAGCCGGATCTGGGACGGCGACTGGCGCAAGGAGCGCGCAGGCGCCCATGGTATCGACGCGGGCAAGGAACTTGAGGAACATTACCGCCAGCGCTCGATGCTCAAGCGCGATGTCCTGCCTTCGGACATTGCCGAAGCCGTCTATTTCCTCGCCAGCGACATGTCGGCAAAGTCGACCGGAAACATGATCAATGTCGACGCGGGTAACGCACAGGCGTTTACGCGATGACTTAAGTCTTATCGGGAGAGGAAGATCATATGTCCGGACGTTACCTGATGACGGCTGCGCTGCTGGCGGCCACTTGCCTGACCACCCCGGCTTCGGCCTGGGGCCGCCGGGGACCACCACTGGACTGATGATGGATGAGTTCCTTGCATGGATCGACATGCGGGGACTTTTAATAGCGAAGGCACAACCATGAACATGCCCCTTTCCGCCGAACTGATCGCCGAGGCCAATACGCGCGACCTTGAAGCGCTGGAGGACGATTACGCGAGCCTCGGACGCAAGCTTGAGCGGGCCGGCATCGCCATCGATGCGATCAAGGAGCGGGTTGCCGACTTTTCCCTTGCCGTGCCGACCTGGGGAGCGGGGCGTGGCGGCACGCGCTTCGCCAAGTTCCCCATTGCCGGCGAGCCGACCAACATCCACGAGAAGCTCGAGGACTGTGCAGTCATAAGCCAGCTTTCGCGCCTGACTCCGCGTGTCTCGCCGCATTTCCCATGGGACAAGGTGTCCGACTACGGCGCGCTGCGCGAAGAGGCGGCGAGCCTTGGCCTGGGCTTCGATGCGGTGAATTCGAATACCTTCCAGGACCAGCCCGGCCAGGCAAAGAGTTACGCAACCGGCTCGCTCTCCTCGACGGTTGCCGCAACGCGCCAGCAGGCTGTCGAGCATAACGTAGAATGCATCGAGATCGGCCGCCAGCTCGGCTCTACCGATCTAACCGTCTGGGTCGGCGACGGCACCAATTTCCCCGGACAGCAGGATCTGGCGCGCAGTCTCGACCGCTACCTCGACGCGGCAGCGCAGGTCTATGCCGCACTGCCCGATGACTGGCGGATGCTGCTTGAACACAAGATGTTCGAGCCGGCATTCTATTCGACCGTGATCAGCGACTGGGGCTCCTCGATACTTGCCGCGCAGGAGCTGGGCCCCAAGGCCAAGTGTCTTGTCGACCTGGGCCATCACGCGCCCAACGTGAACATCGAGCAGATCGTTGCCCGCCTGCACCGCTTCGGAAAGCTGGGCGGTTTCCATTTCAACGACAGCAAGTATGGGGACGACGACCTCGATTCCGGATCGATCAATCCGCACCAGCTGTTCCTCGTCTTCAACGAGCTGGTCGAAGCCGAACTGAACCCGCGAGAGGGCTTCAATCCCAACTACATGATCGATCAGTCCCACAACGTGACCGATCCGATTGAATCCATGCTGTCCTCGGCCGAGACGATAGGTGCATGCTTCGCCAAGGCACTGCTGGTCGATCGCGAGGCGCTGCACATGGCGCAGGAAGCCAATGACACGATGATGGCCTTCCAGGCCCTGCGCCGGGCTTATAACGTGGATGTTTCGCCGATCCTGGCCATGGCGAGACACGAAAACGGCGGGGCGATCGACATGCTGGGCACTTATCGCGAAAGCCGGTGGCGCGACCGCAAGGCGCAGGAGCGCAAGGCCGTGGGACTGGGCGCTGGGATCGTCTGATCCGGTCCATCGGTCCCAGGTTTCGGGCTTTGCATGTCCGGGGTTTATTTCATAACTGCTTTACAAGACGGATAAACGGGAGACTTCATGCCGCGCCGCTCGCTTCGCATCGTACTGGGCCTTGCTACCGCGCTGAGCGCATTGCCCGCCATGGCGGAAAACAGGGCGGAGGCCGACGAGACTTCTGCCGCGGCCCGAGCAGCGGCGCCTCTCGAAGTTGCCTTTCAGGATCCACCCGATGCGGCACGCCCGCGTGTGTGGTGGCACTGGATGAACGGCAACATCACGAAGGACGGTATCCGCAAGGATCTGGAATGGATGAAGCGCATCGGCATTGGCGGCCTCCAGAATTTCGACGCCAATCTCCAGACACCGCAAGTGGTCGATCATCGACTCGTGTACATGACACCGGAATGGAAGGACGCCTTCCGGTTTGCCGCGCATGAAGCCGATCGGCTCGATCTGGAACTGGCGATTGCATCTTCTCCAGGCTGGTCCGAAACCGGTGGTCCCTGGGTGAAACCGCAGGATGGGCTCAAGAAACTGGTCTGGAGCGAAACGACCCTCGCGCCCGGCAAACGCTTTGTCGGGAAGCTGCCGTCCCCGCCGGAAACGACCGGGCCTTTCCAGACTCTCGGACTGCCGCTCAGCATCGAAGAGATCATTTCGGGCAAGCCGGAAGGTGCCGGCGGCGTGACCTATGGCGGGCAGGTTGGCGTGATCGCCTTCCCTGTCTCCGATGCCGGCGCATTGCCCGTCCCAAACGCATCCGACGGAGCGGGCAACCCGCTTTCGGGAAAGGCGCTGATCGATGCCGACATCGCTGGCGGCGTTACTCTCGCGCGTGAGGAGGGCAAGGCCCCGTCGCTCAGGCTTGATTACGCGCACCCTGTTACGGCTCGTGCGGCGACGGTCTTCGTTCCGAACATCAAGGTTCCCTTCGCGGGCGCGGCTTTTATCGGGGCTCTGGAAGCCAGCAAGGACGGTGTGAACTGGCAGCCGATAGAGCGGTTCGATCTTGCCAATGTTCCGACGACGATCGGCTTCGCTGCCGTCAAGGCAGCGCATTTTCGACTGGTACTCAATCCGCGCGAACCCGATGCCAGCCTCGGCTCCCCGGCACCGGGCGTTGCCACGGCCGGCCTGTTTGACGGGATTGCCAGGACTATGGCGAGTCAGCCGCTAGTCGTCGGACAGTTCCAGTTACGCGGCGAAGCCCTTGTCGATCGCTTCGAGACCAAGGCAGGCTTCGTGATGAGCCGCGATTACCATGCGCTGGGCGGGCCGAAGGACGGCGCCAAGGGTATCGAGCCGCAGAACGTAGTCGACCTGACCGAAAAGCTGCGACCCGATGGTACGCTAGACTGGAACGCGCCTCCGCTTCCGGCCGGCCAGCATTGGCGGGTGCTGCGACTGGGCTATTCGCTGCTGGGCACGACGAACCATCCCGCTCCGCCCGAGGCGACGGGACTTGAGGTCGACAAGTTCGATGGCAATGCCGTCAGGAACTACCTTGAGCACTACATCGGCATGTACAAGGACGCTGCCGGCGCCGATATGGTCGGCAAGCGCGGGGTTCGGGCGATCCTGACCGACTCGATTGAAGTGGGCGAGGCCAACTGGACGCCCAGGATGCTCGAACAGTTCCAGCGCCTGCGTGGTTACGATGCGCGTCCATGGCTTCCGGCACTGACCGGCACGATCGTCGGCACGCGCGCGCAGTCCGACCGGTTCCTCTACGACTATCGCCGGACCCTCGCGGACCTGCTTGCCAGCGAGCATTACGGGACAGTGGTCAAGGTCGCCCATGAGAACGACCTCAAGGTCTATGGCGAGGCGCTGGAAGACCATCGGCCGATGCTGGGTGACGACATGGCGATGCGCAGCCATGCGGACGTTCCGATGGCCGCTCTATGGACATTCGATCGCAAGGAGGGCCCGCGCCAGACGCTGATCGCGGATATGAAGGGCGCGGCTTCGGTTGCTCATCTCTACGGACAGAACCTCGTCGCCGCGGAGTCGATGACGGCCGCCATGGCGCCCTGGGCCTTCGCACCCAAGGATCTCAAGCGGTTCATCGATCTTGAATTCGTGTCGGGCGTTAACCGCCCGATTATCCATACCTCGGTGCACGTTCCGGTCGACGACAAGAAGCCGGGCCTGTCGCTGTTCATCTTCGGCCAGTACTTCAACCGGCAGGAAAGCTGGGCGGAATTGGCGCGGCCCTGGATGGACTACATGGCCCGCAGTTCGCTTCTCCTGCAAGAAGGGCGCAACCTGGCCGACGTCGCCTATTTCTACGGTGAAGAAGCCCCGCTTACGGGCCTCTACGGTGATGAGCCTGTTGCCGACGCACCCATTCGCTACGCCTATGATTTTCTCAATTTCAATGCCTTGACCGAGCTTCTTGCCAACGATGGTCAGGATGTCGTTGCACCGAGCGGTGCGCGCTACAAGGCGATCTATCTCGGCGGTTCGTCGAGCCACATGACGTTGGCGGCCCTGCGCAAACTGGCTGCCCTCGTGGAAGGCGGCGCGACAGTGGTCGGCATGGCTCCCATCGCAACGCCCAGCAACACGGGCGCGCAGGAAGGCAATCTGGCCGAGTGGTCGTCGCTGGTCGCGAGGCTCTGGCCGGGAAGCGATTATGCGCGCGTCGGCAAGGGCCGTGTGATCGCCTCGAAGGATATCGAAGCCGCACTGAAGACGATGGGCGTTGCAACCGATTTCAGCTTCACCGGCGCAGAAGCCGGAGCGACGATTCCCTTCGTCCATCGCCGTGACGACAAGGGCGAGATCTATTACCTCGTCAATCAGCAGGAGGCTGCGCAGTCGATCGAGGCGCACTTTCGCGTTACCGGCAAGCAGCCTGAGCTCTGGCATCCTGAGACCGGCAAGAGCGAACCTGTCAGCTACCGCATCAGCGGGAACGAAACTGTGGTGCCATTGCAGCTTGACGGTGAAGAGGCTGTCTTCGTTGTCTTCCGCAAGCCCGCCATGAAAGACGCTGTCACGCTTGTCGCGCAAAGCCAACGGGAAATCGCGGCACTCGATGGTGAGTGGCACGTTGCGTTCCAGGCCGATCGCGGAGCGCCTGCAAGCATTGATCTCGCCCAGCTTGAACCGCTGGAAAAGAACGTGAATCCGGGTGTGAAATATTTCTCCGGAATAGCGACTTACTCCCGGAATTTCACTCTATCCGGCAAGTGGGGAAAGAGCCGCTCGCTGTGGCTCGATCTCGGCAAGGTCGGCGATCTCGCACAGGTTTCGATCAATGGCGTGGACGTCGGGACGGCCTGGCATACACCTTACCGTCTCGACATCGGCAAGGCCGTTCGCAAGGGGCAGAACACCCTGGAGATCCGAGTTGCCAATACATGGGTCAATCGCCTGATCGGCGACCGACAGGACGGCGCGCAGAAGATCACCTGGACTGCAATGCCGACTTACCGCGCCGATGCGCCCTTGCGTCCATCCGGACTGATCGGTCCCGTGCGGCTGATGGAGCAAACCGACGGCGCAGATTGAAACGCGCGCGCTTGCCAAGGCACCACGTGCGGATCAAGACTTGAGGGATGGTAATGACATCCCCTGAGCCTGCGCTGCCCCCGCACCGGCGGCAGATCGATCTGCGCGCCGTCCTTACCTTCAGGGCGGTGCGCTCTACAAGGCGCCCGCCGACCTGGAAGCCGTAGGCTGACACGAAGACCATTGATGGCGTAATCGTGGGGTGCGGTCCATCTCGATCACGAGATGATGTGGCTGTTCCAGTCTGCTCGCCTTCTTTACCGACATTGCCTGAGGGATCGGACATTGCCCATCAGTCCTCCCCTCAACCGTCGCAGCCTGCTTGCCGCAAGTGCTAGCCCGGCGACCGCTCGTCCCCGCCCGCCCGGCTGCCCGACTTGTC comes from the Novosphingobium pentaromativorans US6-1 genome and includes:
- the rhaT gene encoding L-rhamnose/proton symporter RhaT, with product MGGNPALGVVFHWLGGFASASFYVPYKRIRLWSWEVFWLAGGIFSWAVAPWLFASLRTNDLFQVLVQTPGKTLWWCWFWGAMWGFGGLTFGLTMRYLGLSLGMAVALGLTTVIGTMGPPIFHGTLDAIASRTSGQLTLLGILATLAGIVVVARAGHNKDAELGGEASEGVAEFDLRKGLLIAVFSGVMSGCFAWGLDAGQPIRDLTLAAGTDPLNQGLPVLCVVLAGGLTTNAIWCSILIRQNRSFGQYFGAVADPGAIADPGAIANPDAIANPDAGTPHAPEGKKMVKVPLLLNYLLAALGGTLWYFQFFFYTMGESQMGRYGFSSWTLHMASIILFSTLWGFALKEWKGASLRTRTMVWLGIGLLVGATAIIGLGNMLEANVTAH
- the lldD gene encoding FMN-dependent L-lactate dehydrogenase LldD, whose amino-acid sequence is MIVASVPDFREAARRRLPRFLFEYIEGGSYAEATLRRNVEDLAGLALRQRVMRDVSRLDLSTELFGQKLALPLALAPIGLAGLNARRGECQAVRAAEKAGVPFTLSTVGACPLVEVAAAASKPFWFQLYMIRDRAFMKDLLAQAVAAGCSTLVFTVDMPVPGSRYRDYHTGLAGASGLKGATWRAAQALARPGWAWDVGLRGRPHTLGNVAPVLQGKTGIEDFFAWMRANFDPSINWRDLDFIRSEWKGPLVIKGILDPEDAREAAELGADGIVVSNHGGRQLDGVLSSARALPPIAESVGDRLTVLADGGIRSGLDVVRMLALGAKGVLLGRAWAWALAAGGQAGITKMLGLIEAEMRVAMALTGTTKIAEIDGSVLA
- a CDS encoding FGGY-family carbohydrate kinase is translated as MSGTGSYIVVDIGKTLSKVTLWTREGRMLDRQVRPNAPCEDAGLRRLDAARIAAWLKATLAAFSAHPVEAIIPVAHGAAFVALGSEGALFPPLDYEQPIPQEVMEDYRRERDSFALTGSPALPDGLNLGAQVYWMSRLYPQEMAGATLVPWSQYWAWFLTGKAVSEVTSLGCHTDLWCPSDARFSPMAERMGWAQRFAPVVKASQVVGPLRADLAIETGLAAGIQVHAGLHDSNAALLAARGFPQIARQEATILSTGTWFIAMRLAAETVSIASLSEARDTLVNVDAYGWPVPSARFMGGREIETVIQLDTRRVDIKPDQCKLMEAVPALLERGTVMMPTLTPGFGPFPRGKACWLNAPVEWAGTWYARRAAICLYAALVADTSLDLIGSKNRLLIEGRFAEAEVFVRALAALRPDTEVFVANAHNDVSFGALRLINPLLKPAAGLCRVEPLEGDLQSYRAKWRAAVARGEA
- a CDS encoding DeoR/GlpR family DNA-binding transcription regulator: MHSAEREKLILNALGATGFVSYRELESCLDASPATIRRDLTRLEEEGRIVRVHGGAKLPGDESEGSALKLSGTPFEQSISLNLPQKQAIGHAAANLCGHGEGIMIDGGTTTLQMCPYLDGKDAQVLTNSLHIVNALLPQAGTRVLLPSGTVFREQNIVLAPAGEDSMPRFYAPKLFMGAASVGPQGVMQADVILIAAERRLIDRAEEVILLVDSSKFRSSSGAIVCGLDEVDVLITDPGIPDEMCSILDKHGVRLIVAQTA
- a CDS encoding bifunctional rhamnulose-1-phosphate aldolase/short-chain dehydrogenase encodes the protein MNTITAPSPLAAIPFAVPESRWDEAVAASLTPEELLLYRSNLLGSDLTVTNFGGGNTSAKLVEVDPITGEQVEILWVKGSGGDIGSMKLDGFATLYQEKLLSLEKHYGGPDDDDKMVGYLPHCTFNLNSRAASIDTPLHSLLPFAHVDHVHPDAIIALAASSGGEAVTMEIWGGKIGWLPWKRPGYTLGVQLRDFVKANPQVEGVMLAGHGIICWADSARACYEHTVSLIADAAKYLNSRLAEKPALGGASATLFSSAERAAMAADLMPRLRGLMIGARRKVGHFSDDAEALEFVNSVDFERLAALGTSCPDHFLRTKIAPLTLDPARLQDDAYLAGKVADYRELYAAYYERCKRSNSPAMRDSNPVVVLVPGLGRITFATDKTTARLAGEFYGNAINVMRGAEAIGDYIALDEQEAFDIEYWLLEEAKLQRMPAPKSLVGRIALVTGGAGGIGAATAARLMADGACVMLADRDEQAVGEVREGFARQFGSDIVRSVVCDVTDEAQVSEAFAACAREFGGLDILVANAGIASSAPIEETTIALWNRNYDVLAQGYFLSSRAAWPLLKGMKEQGGSSVVFIGSKNGVAAATNASAYASAKAAANHLARCLALEGASHGIRVNVVNPDAVIQGSRIWDGDWRKERAGAHGIDAGKELEEHYRQRSMLKRDVLPSDIAEAVYFLASDMSAKSTGNMINVDAGNAQAFTR